ACCGCCTCCGTCATGATCGATGGCGATCCCGCGGCCTCGTTCGACGACGGCCATGCCTACGTCCTCGCCCTCGACGGCTTCGGCGTGTTCGCGCTCGCCACGGCCCCGCTCGACGGCGGGTCGTGGGCCGTCCCCGACGACACGCCGTTCGCCTACGTCGAGGTGCGTGTGTTCGGCGGGATCCACGAGGGCGAGGTCGCCCTCGGCGACGGCGCCTCCGTCGTCCCGATGCGCTGGGGGCCGGGGGGCACGCAGGTCGAGGACGCCCCAGCCTACGTCGATTCGGAGGGCACGCTGGCGTTCGCGTCCGTCACCGACAGCCTCGTGACCGGGACGATGGCCGGCACGCTCACGCGATTTGACGCGGACGGCACCGAGACGCGGGCGCCGTTCGACGCCTCGTTCCGCGCCGTCCCCGGGCAAATCCCTCCGCCCTAGCGCAGTGTCGGCCCGCCTCGGTTACGGGCTGGGCACGAACGCCGCCGCTCGTCCGTACCTTGCAGTAGCACTCGGCCCCGCCGGGTGACTCTATAAACAGGGACCTCCCTGCTTGCCAGCCCGTCCGACCCTAACCGGTCGGGCGGGTTGTTTTTTGGGGGCCGCGGCCGACTCCCCCGGCCTCGGGCACGAGGCGGGCGGGTTCAGGCCTCGCGCGCGCCCATCGCCTCGGCGACGGCGAGGAAACGGGGGACGTACTCCGCGGTCTCGCGCGGGAGCGCGTCGCGGACGTCCCAGAACGTCGGCTCGCGGCCGAGTTTGTCGCGGGCCTCGCGCACGATCCGCTCGACACGCCCGACCCCGCAGTTGTAGGCCGCCAGCGCGAGGTGCCAGTCGCCGTCGAAGCGACCGCCGAGCCAGCGGAGATAACGCGCGGCGGCGTCCGTCGAAGGGCCCGTCTCGAAGACGGACAGCGAGTCGAGGCCGTAGTCGGCGGCCGTCTCGGGCATGAACTGCCACAGGCCCCGCGCGCCCGCCCAGCTCTCGGCGCGCGGGTTCAGGGCGCTCTCGATGACGGCGACGTACTGGAGGTCCTCGGGCACGCCGCGGCGGGCCAGCGTATGGCGGATCTGGCGGAGGAGCGAGCGGTTGCGACGGACGGAGCGCGTGAGACGGCCCGCGGCGCCGCGCTGGCGCTCGACCTCGGCGGCGGCCTCGGCGGGGTAGAACAGCCACGCGGGGCCGGCGGCGCGCTCGGCCTCGGCCCGCTCGGCAGCCACGACGGCCGGGTCGCGGAGGGTGGGGGCGTAGTTGGGGCCGAGGGCGGCGAGGGCTGGGCCGCGGAGGGCGGCCCACTCGGCGGGCGCGAGGGCGCCGTCGGCGACGGGCCCGTGGTGGGCCTCGTACGCCGCCTGCGCCCGGAGCGCGAGGGCGCGGAGCGAGATCGCGGCGGCCGGGTCGGACGAGAGGGCCTCGACCGCGCGGACCGCCTCGTCGGCGAGGCCGGCCGCCACGGAGGGGTCGGCTTCGGACTCGGCCGCCTCGACGGCCTGACGGGCGCGGACGACGGCGCGGGCCCAGGCCAGCGGGTCGTCGGGGGACGCCGTTTCCGTCGAGTCGCCGACGGCCGCGGTGCGGGCGCTGGCAGACGGCCCGAGGAGGGCGAGGACGGACAGAGCGGCGATGGCGGCGCGGAGCGTCGGCATTCGGTGTGGTGGGATCGCGGGAGGAGAACCCCGGGGCGGGGGCCGTCCGTATCTCGGTGCGGCGCGCCGGCCGAGGTTTCACCGAGTCCGTGCGGGAATCCAAAGGTACCGGACACTCGCGGGGCCGTGGGGCGTACGGTCCGTCCGCCGCTACTTTCGAGCCGCCCGCAGGCCAGTCCCCCCCTTCCGTCCATGTCCGAGGTCCCTCCTTCCGAGGCCATCAAGATTCTGTTCGTCGACGACGAGCCAGACCTGGTCCCGCTGATCCGGCAGAAGTTCCGGTCGCAGGTCCGGTCCGGAGAGGTCGCCCTCGTGTTCGCATCCGACGGCGTCGAGGCCCTGGAGCACCTCCAGGAGGACTCCGACATCGAGGTCGTCGTGACCGACATCAACATGCCGCGGATGGACGGGCTGACGCTCCTCGGCGAGCTCAGCGACCTCGGCCGCCGCACGCGGGCCGTCGTGGTCACGGCCTACGGCGACATGGAGAACATCCGGACGGCCATGAACAAGGGCGCGTTCGACTTCCTGACGAAGCCGATCGACATGGACGACCTCCAGATCACGCTCGCCCAGGCCCGCGAGGCCGTCGAGCGCGACCGCGAGGCCGACCGCGTCCGCCGGACCATCACGCGGTATCTCTCGGACAAGATCGCCCGGGCCGTCCTCGCCGACCCCAGCGCCACCGGGTCGAGCGAGAAGCGCGAGGTGTCCGTCCTGATGTCCGACATCTCTGGGTTCAGCCAGCTCGCCGAGCGCCTGGAGCCGGAGCGGGTCGTCGAGCTCCTCAACGTCTACCTCGGCGCCATGACCGAGGTGGTCGACGACCACGAGGGGGCCATCGACGAGTTCATCGGCGACGCCGTCCTCGTCATCTTCGGCGCGCCGCTCGAGATGGACGACCACGCGACGCGCGCGACGGCCTGCGCCGTGGCGATGCAGACCCGGATGGGCGCCGTCAACGACGAGCTCCGGTCCCGTGGCCTGCCCGCCCTCGAGATGACGGCGGCCGTCAACTCGGGCGAGGTCGTCGTCGGGACGATCGGGTCGGAGAAGCGGGCCAAGTACGGGGTCGTGGGAAGCGCCGTGAACCTGACGGCGCGGATCCAGACGCTGGCCGTCCCGGGGGAGGTGCTCATCTCGGACCCGACGTACCAAGCGGCCGGTGGCGAGAGCGGCCCGCTCAAGCTGGAGGGCACGCGGCGCGTGTCGCTGAAGGGGTTCGCCGAGCCCATCGCCATCCACAGCGTCGAACGCGTCGAGGGCGAGCACGGCGGCGCCGTCCCCCACGACGAGGACGCCCTCGCGCCGCTCGACGACCCGCTTCCGTTCGACCTCGCGGTCCTCGACGGCAAGGAGATCACGAACGCCGACCACGCCGGCGAGGTCGTCGCCCTCTCGCAGACCGGCGCCCGCGCGCGCATCGGGACCGACATCGACGCCCGCACCGACGTCCGCCTGACGTTCGCGCTCGAGAGCGGCCCCGCCACGCTGTACGCGAAGGTCCTGGACGTGGTCGACAGTGGGGACGGCAACTGCGAGGCCCACCTCCGGTTCTCGTCCGTCCCGCCGGCGGCGACGGAGGCCTTCGCTCGGATCCTGTCGTGAGCCGTCCCCGTCTGCTCGCCAGCGTCCTCGCGGCCGTCGCCACCGCGTCGATCGCCGTCCTCGGGCCGTCGCTCGTCCGGGCCCAGCCGGACGACGCGCTCCCGGACGACGACGCGATCACGTTCCGGCACCTCACGGTCGAGAACGACCTCCCGAGCAGCGCGATCCTCGACGTCACGCAGGACGCGCTCGGGTTCGTCTGGGTCGGGACCGACGAGGGGCTCGTCCGCTACGACGGGTACGAGATGGTCGAGTACCGCCGGACGGCCGACTCGACGTCGTTGAGCGGCAACGTGATCCAGGTGCTGGAGCCCGCCGACGGCGGGGCGCTCTGGGTCGGCACCGGCGCCGGCCTCAACCGCTACGACCCGTCCACCGACCGCTTCCTCCGCGTCTCGGGCCTCCCCTCCGACGACGTCATCGCGCTCGAGGCCGACGGCACCGGCAACGTCTGGGTGGGGACGTCGTCCGGGCTCGCGTTCGTGGAGGCCGACGGGACCGTGGCCGGCGTCGAGCGCCACGACGCGGCCGACCGGGCCAGCCTCCCCGACGACACCGTCGAGGCGCTCCACCTCGCGCAGAACGGCGACCTCTGGGTCGGCACCGGCGACGGCCTCGCGCGCCGCCGCGACGGCGCGTTCCAGACCGTCCGCCCCGACTCGCTCCTCGGCGCGTTCGCGGTCACGGCCATCACCCCGAGCAGCCGCGGGAGCCTCCTCCTCGGCACGTTCGGCGACGGGCTCCTCTCGTTCGACCCGAGCTCGGGCGCGTTCACCCGCCTCGACATCGGGACCGACATCAACGCGCAGAACGTGACCGACGTTCACGAGGACCCGAGCGGGACGGTCTGGGTGGGCACGCTCACCGGCGGCCTCCGCCGGCTCACGCCCGGGGTCGAGGGCGTCCGCGTCTACCAGGCCGTCGCGGAGGACCCCGGATCGCTTGTCGACGACGACGTGTCGGCGCTCCACGAGGACCGCCAGGGCGTCCTGTGGGTCGGGACGTACGGCGGGCTCGACCGGTTCGACCGGGCGCGCGGGACGGCCGTCCGCCTCCGCCACACCGACGACCCGGCGTCGCTGGCCAGCAACGACGTCCGCGCCGTGCTGGCGGCCCGCGACGGGACGCTCTACGTGGGGACCGACCGGACGCTGGACCGGAGCGCCGACGGCCGGACGTTCGAGCACACGGCCATCTCCGACGCCGATGGACTCAACGAGCACCCCGTCCGTGCGCTATACGAGGACCGCGAGGGGACCGTGTGGGTCGGGACCGAGGGTGCCGGTCTCCACCGCGTCGGCGCCGATGGCGAACTCCGACGCGCGGGGGGGCTGAGCCAGCGGGGCGGCGAGTACGCAGTGACCTCTCTCTTGGAGACGGAGTCCGGTGACTTCTGGATCGGGACGCTCACGGGTGGCCTCGTGCGCTACGATCGCGAGGAGGAGACCGCCGAGTTCCTGACCCGCGCCGCCAACGGACTCAGCAGCGACCGCGTCCGGGCGCTAGTGGAGGACGCCGACGGGCGCCTCTGGGTGGGCACCGACGCCGGCCTCTGCCGCCTCGACGTGGCGGGCGGGGACCGCGCCACGTGCCTCCGCGCGGCGGCCGAGGACCCGACGCGTCTCGCCAGCGACGACGTCCTCTCGCTCCATGCGCGATCGAACGGCTCGTTGTGGGTCGGGACGGCGGGCGGGCTCCACCGGCTCGACACCCGCGACGTCGGAGCCGGGTTCACGCGCTACACCGCGGACGAGACCGACCTCCCCGACGACGTGGTCTACGCGATCGTTGAGGACGACGCCGGCTTCCTCTGGCTGAGCACGAGAGGCGGGCTCACCCGATTCGAGCCGGTCACCGAAACGTTCTACCGGCGCCTCGAAGGGCAGGACGCCCAGCGCGCCCTCAGTGGCGCCGCCACCCGCGCGCCCGACGGCCAGCTGTTCTTCGGCAGCGAGCGCGGCCTGCTCGCCTTCTACCCGCAAACGCTGGCCGCCCGCAACGCCAACCCGCCGCAGCCCGTGATCACAGGCGTCGAAGTCAATGGTCAGCCCGTCGCGCCGGGCGGCGAGGACGACTTCATGGAGGCGGCGGCCCCCGTCGCCGAGGAGATCACCCTCGGCCCGGACGAGAGCTACATCACGATCCAGTACGCTGGCCTCCACTTCTCCGACCCGGCGCAGAACCGCTACCGCTACCGCATGGAGGGCGTGCTCGAGGGCTGGGACGAAGTCGGGACCACGCGCAGGGCGACGTTCCCCGACCTCGACCCGGGCCGGTACACGTTCGAGGTCCAGGCCGCCAACGCCGACGGCGTGTGGAGCGAGCAGAGTGCCACCATCGACATCGTCGTCCACCCGCCGTGGTGGCGGACGTGGTGGGCACTGCTCGGGTTCGCGGGCCTCGCCGTGTTCGCCCTCGTCCGCGCCGACCGGTGGCAGCGGGCGCGGCTGCTGCGCCAGGAGCGCGAGCGGGCCGAGCGCCGCGAGGCCGAGCTCCGCGCCGAGACCGCCGAGGCCGAGCAGCGGAAGGCGTCCGCCGAGGCCGCCGCGCTCAAGGCCGAGAACGACCGGAAGGCCGCCGAGCTCGAGCGGACGCGCGAGGTCGAGGACGCCAACGCCAAGCTGGCCGCGGCCAACAGCCAGCTCGAGACGTCGCTCCGCGACCTTAAGGCGACGCAGGCCCAGCTCGTCCAGAGCGAGAAGCTCGCGTCGCTGGGCCAGCTCACGGCCGGGATCGCCCACGAGATCAAGAACCCGCTCAACTTCGTCAACAACTTCGCCGACCTCTCGGTCGAGCTCGCGCAGGAGCTCCGCGAGGAGATGGCCGAGGCGCCCCACCGGCCCGTCGGCGAGGTGCTCGACGAGGTGGGCGACCTGATCGAGGACCTCCAGGAGAACGCCCGGCGGATCCGCGAGCACGGCCAGCGGGCCGACCGGATCGTCCGCTCGATGCTCCTCCACAGCCGCGGCGGGTCGTCGGAGCGCGGGCGCGTCGACCTCGCGCGGTTCATCGACGAGTACGCCAACCTGGCCTTCCACGGCGCGCGGGCCAACGACTCGGACTTCAACGTCGAGATCGAGCGCGACTTCGCCGACGACACGGGCGAGGTCGAGGTCGTGCCGCAGGAGTTCGGCCGAGTCCTCATCAACCTGCTCACGAACGCGTTCCACGCCGTCCAGAAGCGGGCTGCGACCGCCGGTCCCGACTTCTCCCCCACCGTCACCATCCGCACCCGCCGCGAAGGCGACACCGTTCACCTCGACGTCGAGGACAACGGGACGGGCATCCCGGACGAGGCGAAGGGTCGAATCTTCGAGCCGTTCTTCACCACGAAGCCGACCGGCGAGGGCACCGGCCTCGGCCTCTCGCTGGCCCACGACATCGTCACGGGCGTCCACAACGGCTCGATGTCGGTCGAGAGCGTCGACGGCGAGGGGACGACGTTCCACATCGCCCTGCCCGTCGCCACGGAGGCGCCCGCGTCCCTCGACCTCGACGCCGAGGCGGAGTAGGCCGCTACTGCGACGCGAGCTCGCGGACGCGGAACGAGCCGACCCCGCGACCACGCACGGCGATGGTCCCACGCGGCACCTGCGTCGTGAGGATCGGCTCGACCTCGACCCAGTCGGCGCAGATCGGCGCGTCGAGCTCGACGTCGAACGGCGGCGGGGGCGTCATGCGGAAGCCGGCGCACCCGCCCGCGCGGCGCCCCCCGTCCCCGTCGGAGTCTGACACGACGATGTAACGGCCACGGTCACGGATGACGTGGGTCGAGCCCGTGTCGCCCTCGCCCGTGCCGGCGCTCGTCTCGCGCCGCTGGCCGCGCGCTCGGCCGGCCTCGAAGCCGAGGCGGGCCTCGAACACGACCTGCCCCCCGAACTTGTAGCGGACCGCCGCGGCCGTCACGCCGAGGAGCCCAGGGAAGTCGAACCGGAGGTCGACACGGCCGTCGCCGACGCCCTCGTTGTAGAGCGCCGTCACGACGTCGTCGCCGTCGCGGACCTCGACGCCGAACCGCGTACCGGCCGGCACCGCGAGGGGATCGATCTGGACGTCGACCCGGTCGGGTGTGCCGTCGACGACGAACCCGCCCTCGCGCGTGCCGCCCAGGCCGGACACGACGAGCGCGCCTCCCTCGACGGCGAGCGTGGCGTCGCCCTCGGCCTCGACCTCGACGCCCTGGAACGTCGTGGGCCCAGGTGCGGGGCCGGGCCCGTCGGTGTCACAGGCGGCAAGGACGAGGCCGGCGAGGAGCAGGAGGAGGCGTGGCATGTCGATCCGGAACACTTAGGGGAAGGCTACGAACGCCTGCGGATCAGGTCCGGCCCTATCATCGTACAGGCGGGCCCTCCCCCCCGACACGCCCATGCAAAGCCTCTGGAAGAGCCTGCTCGGCGGCGCCTCCGGCGCCAACGAGGACGACCTCCTCGGGGCGGTCCCCCTGTTCGAGGACCTCACCTCGCGCGAGCTCGACGCCGTCCAGCGGCTGCTCCACCGTCGCGACTACGTCGCGGGCGAGTCCATCTTCATCCAGGGCGAGCCGGGGCTCGGGATGTACATCATCGTCCGCGGCGCGGTCTCGATCCAGTCTGAGCCGAGCGGCCGCGAGTTGGTCGAGCTGGTCGACGGCGACTTCTTCGGCGAGATCGCCCTCCTCAACGAGGTCATCCGGACGGCGACGGCGCGGGCGAAGACCGACTGCACGCTCCTCAGCCTGTTCCAGCCGGACCTCCTGAGCCTCCTCGACCGCAACCCGCGGCTCGGCGTGAAGGTGCTCCTGTCGCTGGCGCGGCTCGTGGGCCTCCGCCTCGTCGAGGTCTCGGACGAGGTCGAGTCGCTGACGCGCGAATGCGAAGAGCTCCGCGAGGCCGCGGGCGTCGCCGACGGGGATGGCTGAGACCTTCGCCGAGGCGCCCCCGGCCGAGGTCCACTCCGCCCCAGGTCCGGCTCGACCGGCCTCCCCCGTCCCGCCTGAGGCCGCCCAGGGCCCTCCGGTCCCGGCCAGCCACCTCAGCCGTTGGGTGTGGCTCCTCACGCTCGTCGGCGTCGTGGCGCTCGTCGCGGTCGCCACCGACATCGCGGGGCTCATCGTGCTCGGGGCCGTCGCGGCCTACCTCTTGGTCCCGCTCGTCAATGGCCTCGAGCGGAGCGGCGTGGGGCGGACGCAGGCGACGACGCTCGTGCTGGCCGTCCTCCTCGCCGTGACCGGGCTCGTCGTCGCGCTCGCGCTCCCGGCCGTGATCGACCAGCTCGGCTCGCTCCAGGACCGGTGGGAGAGCGGCGAGCTGCTGGGGCTGGTCCGCGACATGGAGGCCGCGCTGGCCGCCAAGCTCGGGTTCGTCGAGCCCAACGACCTCGGCCTCGTCGCCTCGGTCCGCGAGGCGATCCGCGCCGACACCGGCCCGCTCATCGGCTACGTCCCCGACGCGCTCGAGACGATGGGCAACGCGTTCATCGTCCCCTTCGTCCTGTTCGCGCTTCTGAAGGACGGCCCGACGCTCCGGAAGCGGCTCCTGTCGGTCGTGCCGAACCGGTACTTCGAGTTCGCGATGACCGTGTTCTACAAGGCCGACGCCCACCTCGGCGGCTACCTCCGCGGGCAGGCCCTCATCGCCGTCCTCGTCGGCGCCTCGACGGCGCTCGGCCTCGCCCTCCTCGGCGTCGACTACTACCTCGTGCTGGGGCTCGTGACGGGCCTGGCCAACTTCGTCCCGTACGTCGGGTTCGTCGTCTCAGCGGCCCTCTGCGTCGTGGTCTCGATCGTGACGACCGGCGGCACGTCGCAGGTGGCGGCGGTGCTCATCCTGTTCGCCGTCCTACAGACCACTGAGAACGTCGTGTTCCAGCCGTGGATCACGGGGAAGAACGTCTCGATGCACCCGGTGATGGTCCTGCTGGCGATCCTGGTGGGCGGGCGCGTGGCCGGCGTCATGGGGATGGCGCTCGGCGTGCCCGTCGCGGCCGTGCTGAAGGTGGTGTTCCTGGAGACCGTCGTAGGACTCCGCCGCTACCACCTGTAGAGCCGCTCCCCAAGCCGCCGTCGCGGCCGTTCGCGAGTTTCCTTCCGTCGATGCAACCGTCCGCCTCCGAGTCCCCCCGCATGACCGTCCGCTTCTGGGGCGTCCGCGGCTCGATTCCGACGCCCGACCCCGGGTTCCTCGGCGTCGGCGGCAACACGGCGTGCGTCGAGGTCCGCGCGGCCGACGGGACGGCGCTCGTGCTCGACGCGGGGACCGGCATCCGTGGGCTCGGGTACGCGCTGGCGGCCGAGGCCGCCGGCGAGCCCGGCGAGGTCCACCTCGCCCTCTCCCACTTCCACTGGGACCACCTCCAGGGCCTCCCGTTCTTCGCCCCGCTCTACGCCCCGGGCCAGACGGTCCGGTTCTACGCCGCGACCGACGACGACCGGATCCACGCGCTCCTGCGAGGCCAGATGACGTCGCCGTACTTCCCGGTCCCGTTCGGCGACCTCGCCGCGGCGACGGAGACGGTCCGCGTGCGCGACGGCGAGCCGTTCGAGGTCGGCCCGATGACCGTCCGGCCGTTCCCGGTGAACCATCCGCAGGGCGCCCACGGCTTCCGGATCGAGGTGGACGGGGCCTCCGTCGTCTACGCGACGGACTACGAGCACGGCTCGGCGGCCCACGACGAGGGGCTCCGCGAGGTCGCCCACGGGGCGGACCTCCTCATCTCGGATGCCCAGTACACGCCCGACGAGTACGCCCTCCGCCGGGGCTGGGGCCACACGACGTGGGAGCACGCGACGGCGCTCGCCACGCGCGCCGAGGTCGGCCAGCTCCTCCTGTTTCACCACGACCCGTCGCACGACGACGACGCACTCGGCCGGATCTGCGGCCTCGCGAAGGAACGCTTCGCCGAGACGGGGCTCGCGACGGAGGGATTGGAAGTCGAGCTATAGACGCCGTTTGGGGCCTCGGAGGTACCAGCCTCAGCAGGGGATTCGTTGTCTGGGAGCGGCTCTGGGCCGTACATTCCCTA
This sequence is a window from Rubrivirga marina. Protein-coding genes within it:
- a CDS encoding lytic transglycosylase domain-containing protein; the encoded protein is MPTLRAAIAALSVLALLGPSASARTAAVGDSTETASPDDPLAWARAVVRARQAVEAAESEADPSVAAGLADEAVRAVEALSSDPAAAISLRALALRAQAAYEAHHGPVADGALAPAEWAALRGPALAALGPNYAPTLRDPAVVAAERAEAERAAGPAWLFYPAEAAAEVERQRGAAGRLTRSVRRNRSLLRQIRHTLARRGVPEDLQYVAVIESALNPRAESWAGARGLWQFMPETAADYGLDSLSVFETGPSTDAAARYLRWLGGRFDGDWHLALAAYNCGVGRVERIVREARDKLGREPTFWDVRDALPRETAEYVPRFLAVAEAMGAREA
- a CDS encoding adenylate/guanylate cyclase domain-containing protein: MSEVPPSEAIKILFVDDEPDLVPLIRQKFRSQVRSGEVALVFASDGVEALEHLQEDSDIEVVVTDINMPRMDGLTLLGELSDLGRRTRAVVVTAYGDMENIRTAMNKGAFDFLTKPIDMDDLQITLAQAREAVERDREADRVRRTITRYLSDKIARAVLADPSATGSSEKREVSVLMSDISGFSQLAERLEPERVVELLNVYLGAMTEVVDDHEGAIDEFIGDAVLVIFGAPLEMDDHATRATACAVAMQTRMGAVNDELRSRGLPALEMTAAVNSGEVVVGTIGSEKRAKYGVVGSAVNLTARIQTLAVPGEVLISDPTYQAAGGESGPLKLEGTRRVSLKGFAEPIAIHSVERVEGEHGGAVPHDEDALAPLDDPLPFDLAVLDGKEITNADHAGEVVALSQTGARARIGTDIDARTDVRLTFALESGPATLYAKVLDVVDSGDGNCEAHLRFSSVPPAATEAFARILS
- a CDS encoding two-component regulator propeller domain-containing protein, which encodes MSRPRLLASVLAAVATASIAVLGPSLVRAQPDDALPDDDAITFRHLTVENDLPSSAILDVTQDALGFVWVGTDEGLVRYDGYEMVEYRRTADSTSLSGNVIQVLEPADGGALWVGTGAGLNRYDPSTDRFLRVSGLPSDDVIALEADGTGNVWVGTSSGLAFVEADGTVAGVERHDAADRASLPDDTVEALHLAQNGDLWVGTGDGLARRRDGAFQTVRPDSLLGAFAVTAITPSSRGSLLLGTFGDGLLSFDPSSGAFTRLDIGTDINAQNVTDVHEDPSGTVWVGTLTGGLRRLTPGVEGVRVYQAVAEDPGSLVDDDVSALHEDRQGVLWVGTYGGLDRFDRARGTAVRLRHTDDPASLASNDVRAVLAARDGTLYVGTDRTLDRSADGRTFEHTAISDADGLNEHPVRALYEDREGTVWVGTEGAGLHRVGADGELRRAGGLSQRGGEYAVTSLLETESGDFWIGTLTGGLVRYDREEETAEFLTRAANGLSSDRVRALVEDADGRLWVGTDAGLCRLDVAGGDRATCLRAAAEDPTRLASDDVLSLHARSNGSLWVGTAGGLHRLDTRDVGAGFTRYTADETDLPDDVVYAIVEDDAGFLWLSTRGGLTRFEPVTETFYRRLEGQDAQRALSGAATRAPDGQLFFGSERGLLAFYPQTLAARNANPPQPVITGVEVNGQPVAPGGEDDFMEAAAPVAEEITLGPDESYITIQYAGLHFSDPAQNRYRYRMEGVLEGWDEVGTTRRATFPDLDPGRYTFEVQAANADGVWSEQSATIDIVVHPPWWRTWWALLGFAGLAVFALVRADRWQRARLLRQERERAERREAELRAETAEAEQRKASAEAAALKAENDRKAAELERTREVEDANAKLAAANSQLETSLRDLKATQAQLVQSEKLASLGQLTAGIAHEIKNPLNFVNNFADLSVELAQELREEMAEAPHRPVGEVLDEVGDLIEDLQENARRIREHGQRADRIVRSMLLHSRGGSSERGRVDLARFIDEYANLAFHGARANDSDFNVEIERDFADDTGEVEVVPQEFGRVLINLLTNAFHAVQKRAATAGPDFSPTVTIRTRREGDTVHLDVEDNGTGIPDEAKGRIFEPFFTTKPTGEGTGLGLSLAHDIVTGVHNGSMSVESVDGEGTTFHIALPVATEAPASLDLDAEAE
- a CDS encoding cyclic nucleotide-binding domain-containing protein; translation: MQSLWKSLLGGASGANEDDLLGAVPLFEDLTSRELDAVQRLLHRRDYVAGESIFIQGEPGLGMYIIVRGAVSIQSEPSGRELVELVDGDFFGEIALLNEVIRTATARAKTDCTLLSLFQPDLLSLLDRNPRLGVKVLLSLARLVGLRLVEVSDEVESLTRECEELREAAGVADGDG
- a CDS encoding AI-2E family transporter; protein product: MAETFAEAPPAEVHSAPGPARPASPVPPEAAQGPPVPASHLSRWVWLLTLVGVVALVAVATDIAGLIVLGAVAAYLLVPLVNGLERSGVGRTQATTLVLAVLLAVTGLVVALALPAVIDQLGSLQDRWESGELLGLVRDMEAALAAKLGFVEPNDLGLVASVREAIRADTGPLIGYVPDALETMGNAFIVPFVLFALLKDGPTLRKRLLSVVPNRYFEFAMTVFYKADAHLGGYLRGQALIAVLVGASTALGLALLGVDYYLVLGLVTGLANFVPYVGFVVSAALCVVVSIVTTGGTSQVAAVLILFAVLQTTENVVFQPWITGKNVSMHPVMVLLAILVGGRVAGVMGMALGVPVAAVLKVVFLETVVGLRRYHL
- a CDS encoding MBL fold metallo-hydrolase, producing the protein MTVRFWGVRGSIPTPDPGFLGVGGNTACVEVRAADGTALVLDAGTGIRGLGYALAAEAAGEPGEVHLALSHFHWDHLQGLPFFAPLYAPGQTVRFYAATDDDRIHALLRGQMTSPYFPVPFGDLAAATETVRVRDGEPFEVGPMTVRPFPVNHPQGAHGFRIEVDGASVVYATDYEHGSAAHDEGLREVAHGADLLISDAQYTPDEYALRRGWGHTTWEHATALATRAEVGQLLLFHHDPSHDDDALGRICGLAKERFAETGLATEGLEVEL